A DNA window from Flavisolibacter ginsenosidimutans contains the following coding sequences:
- a CDS encoding DUF4846 domain-containing protein, whose amino-acid sequence MKRTALLLLTLSCFSCTDNASFARKESAKDSMRLSTIVSREIKDSSSWEYFLQHLPEKNAPVLDFKGKPVANQEKHFAVINYDVGTQDLQQCADALMRLRAEYLFVRKRLDEISFHFVSGEAYSFNAYCKGNIPVARGNGVRFVSVSPKAKDHSSLRKYLDIVYTYASTISLSNELKDADDFAIGTVVIKAGSPGHCFIITDEATTASGEKLYKLVEGYTPAQSIYVLRNVDEPLLGCWHRLKKGPVTTASYEFTNYKLKKFE is encoded by the coding sequence ATGAAACGCACTGCCTTGCTTCTTCTTACACTGTCCTGTTTTTCGTGCACGGACAATGCTTCATTCGCCAGGAAAGAAAGTGCAAAAGATTCAATGCGTCTTTCTACAATCGTATCAAGAGAGATAAAAGACAGCAGCAGTTGGGAATATTTTCTTCAACACTTGCCGGAGAAAAATGCACCGGTACTTGATTTTAAAGGCAAGCCCGTTGCAAACCAGGAAAAACATTTTGCCGTGATCAATTACGACGTGGGCACGCAAGACCTGCAGCAATGCGCCGATGCCCTCATGCGGCTTCGCGCCGAGTATTTGTTTGTAAGAAAACGGCTTGATGAAATCTCTTTCCATTTTGTCAGCGGTGAAGCCTACAGTTTCAACGCTTATTGCAAAGGAAATATTCCAGTAGCAAGGGGCAATGGCGTTCGGTTTGTTTCTGTATCACCCAAAGCAAAAGATCACTCTTCGCTGCGCAAGTATCTCGACATTGTTTATACGTACGCCAGTACCATCTCGTTATCGAACGAATTAAAAGACGCAGATGATTTTGCCATCGGCACCGTTGTAATAAAAGCCGGCAGCCCCGGTCATTGCTTTATCATTACCGACGAAGCAACAACGGCATCAGGAGAAAAATTATACAAGCTGGTAGAAGGCTATACGCCGGCACAAAGCATTTACGTATTGCGCAACGTGGATGAACCATTGCTTGGTTGCTGGCATCGTTTGAAGAAAGGGCCCGTCACCACGGCGAGTTACGAGTTCACCAATTACAAATTGAAAAAGTTTGAATGA